Proteins from one Pagrus major chromosome 1, Pma_NU_1.0 genomic window:
- the hapstr1b gene encoding HUWE1-associated protein modifying stress responses: protein MEERKEEREAEIQEHGPEHWFSKWERQCLAEAEQRDPTEEETEQSQQQLWHLFQNSATAVAQLYKDRVCQQQGLSLWVPFQNAATAVTNLYKESMEAHQRSYDLGIHLGYQRRNKDVIAWVKKRRRTIRREDLISFLCGKVPPPRTARAPPRVAMVSASRPSAPETGSSVETDLQPFREAIALHGLSGAMASISVRSGPPGSPTHPAQSLSRRRNGLHDVDLNTFIAEEMALHLDSTANRKRGPAPCSDVITDSPTHKRNRML, encoded by the exons atggaggagaggaaggaggagagagaagcggAGATCCAGGAGCACGGCCCCGAACACTGGTTCTCCAAGTGGGAACGGCAGTGCTTAGCGGAGGCCGAACAGCGCGATCCGACCGAGGAGGAGACGGAACaaagccagcagcagctgtggcACCTCTTTCAGAACTCCGCTACCGCGGTAGCACAGCTCTACAAAG aTCGAGTATGTCAGCAGCAGGGCCTCTCTCTCTGGGTGCCCTTCCAGAATGCAGCCACAGCTGTAACTAACCTGTACAAAG agagCATGGAGGCTCACCAACGGAGCTATGACCTGGGCATCCACTTAGGTTACCAGCGTAGGAATAAGGATGTGATTGCATGGGTTAAGAAACGCAGAAGAACTATCAGGCGCGAGGACCTCATCAGCTTCCTCTGTGGCAAAGTACCACCTCCACGGACAGCTCGTGCCCCACCCAGAGTTGCCATGGTGTCTGCAAGCCGACCATCAGCCCCAGAGACCGGCAGCTCAGTGGAGACTGACTTGCAGCCTTTCAGGGAGGCCATAGCGCTGCATG gcCTTAGTGGTGCCATGGCAAGCATTTCTGTGCGTTCTGGTCCTCCTGGTTCCCCAACTCACCCTGCCCAGTCCCTCAGTCGTCGCAGGAATGGTCTTCACGATGTGGACCTCAACACCTTCATCGCTGAGGAGATGGCACTTCATTTGGATTCCACAGCCAATCGTAAACGAGGCCCTGCCCCCTgtagtgatgtcatcacagaCTCACCTACTCATAAACGTAACAGGATGCTCTGA